The proteins below are encoded in one region of Bremerella sp. P1:
- a CDS encoding DUF1559 family PulG-like putative transporter, whose translation MRIRERTSAVTGFAANYTAMGYMNDNEDKSKDFASITDGTSNTIFYAEKFTKCQTSTNYYNIWAYGDASWYEWNPVFAAYITGPASKFQVNPSSGNASATCNPQLAQSPRSSGILVALGDGSTRHLNATMDEDTWWALCTPDQGEISSFE comes from the coding sequence GTGAGAATTCGAGAAAGAACGTCAGCCGTGACTGGCTTCGCCGCCAACTACACGGCCATGGGGTACATGAATGACAATGAAGACAAGTCGAAAGACTTTGCCAGCATCACCGACGGCACCTCGAACACGATCTTTTATGCCGAGAAGTTCACGAAGTGCCAGACCTCGACAAACTACTACAACATCTGGGCATACGGTGATGCTAGTTGGTACGAGTGGAATCCTGTGTTTGCGGCCTACATCACAGGACCAGCCTCGAAGTTCCAAGTGAACCCGTCCTCGGGCAACGCCAGCGCGACGTGCAATCCTCAACTGGCTCAGAGTCCACGCTCGAGTGGAATCCTGGTCGCTTTGGGAGATGGCAGCACGCGTCACCTGAATGCCACCATGGATGAAGATACCTGGTGGGCTTTGTGTACTCCGGATCAAGGGGAGATCAGTAGCTTTGAGTAA
- a CDS encoding Fur family transcriptional regulator → MARKRKSGFSMEAAKTLLRGAGLRCTAARIAVVQTLGDHQTPLSPNEVADELAEFGFDKSTIYRSLTELDESGIVARLDLGDAVRRFELLPSGSEGRSEHPHFMCIGCGKVMCLSGFHVELVPDNPKQKPPGQMEEVLIKGHCDACR, encoded by the coding sequence ATGGCACGCAAGCGTAAATCAGGATTCTCGATGGAGGCCGCCAAGACTTTGCTCCGCGGAGCTGGCCTCCGCTGCACAGCGGCTCGGATTGCGGTCGTTCAGACGCTGGGCGATCATCAGACTCCGCTGAGTCCCAATGAAGTCGCCGATGAATTGGCGGAGTTTGGTTTCGACAAGTCGACCATCTACCGTTCGCTGACCGAACTCGACGAGTCGGGCATTGTGGCTCGACTCGATTTGGGAGACGCCGTGCGCCGGTTCGAACTGTTGCCGTCAGGCTCAGAGGGACGTTCCGAGCATCCCCACTTCATGTGTATCGGCTGCGGAAAGGTGATGTGCCTGTCAGGCTTCCACGTCGAACTAGTGCCTGATAATCCGAAGCAGAAGCCGCCTGGTCAGATGGAAGAAGTCCTGATCAAAGGGCACTGCGACGCCTGCCGCTAG
- a CDS encoding malate dehydrogenase: protein MKVSIVGVGKVGVTLGYSIVLKGLATELVLVSRSAERIRGEALDLQHAAALGPSRMRVRSGDLDATKDSQVVVLALAQPAEQGGNAMDRIASAKPNAKLFQQVVPKIAELSPDAILLVVTNPVDVLTYATLKLSGFDRHRVLGTGTLIDSARFRSLLSAHYDIHSDDIRAYVLGEHGESQFPVLSAVYAGGWYMGQDPEVKRAFEKTLSVAPEVFVAKGYTNFAVASAAAMVVQAIKDNSHHTMPVSTLVDGYYGIEDVCLSLPAVIGKEGIAQVLSIALSEEEQASLRFSAQHLSAVNQSLAEYWSSDTP, encoded by the coding sequence ATGAAGGTTTCGATTGTTGGTGTCGGGAAGGTGGGCGTCACGCTGGGGTACTCGATCGTGCTCAAGGGCCTCGCCACCGAACTGGTGCTGGTGAGTCGCAGTGCCGAGCGGATTCGCGGAGAAGCTCTCGACCTGCAGCATGCCGCGGCCCTCGGTCCCAGTCGCATGCGCGTCCGTAGCGGTGATCTCGATGCAACGAAGGACTCGCAGGTCGTTGTGCTGGCCCTGGCGCAACCAGCAGAGCAGGGTGGTAACGCGATGGACCGCATCGCTTCGGCCAAGCCAAACGCCAAACTCTTTCAGCAGGTAGTGCCCAAGATCGCCGAGCTCAGTCCGGACGCCATCTTGCTGGTCGTGACCAACCCGGTCGATGTGCTGACCTACGCGACCTTAAAGCTATCAGGCTTCGATCGTCATCGTGTGCTCGGGACCGGCACGTTGATCGATAGTGCCCGCTTTCGCTCGCTCCTTTCGGCACATTACGACATCCACTCGGATGATATTCGCGCTTACGTGTTGGGTGAGCATGGCGAGTCGCAGTTCCCGGTCCTTAGCGCTGTCTACGCAGGCGGTTGGTACATGGGGCAGGACCCCGAAGTGAAGCGTGCGTTCGAGAAGACGTTGAGCGTGGCTCCGGAGGTGTTCGTCGCCAAAGGCTACACCAACTTCGCCGTTGCCAGTGCCGCGGCCATGGTGGTGCAGGCAATCAAGGACAACTCGCACCATACGATGCCCGTCTCGACGCTGGTCGACGGATATTACGGTATCGAAGACGTTTGTCTGTCGCTGCCGGCGGTGATCGGCAAAGAAGGAATCGCCCAGGTGCTAAGCATCGCGTTGAGCGAAGAAGAGCAGGCCAGTTTGCGCTTTTCGGCGCAGCATCTTAGCGCGGTAAACCAGAGTCTGGCCGAATATTGGTCGAGCGATACGCCGTGA
- a CDS encoding PSD1 and planctomycete cytochrome C domain-containing protein, giving the protein MRAVPFPSLVRSISPWFLFLLLAQPLLANEQEGEALFVRRIAPLLAEKCLACHGQNEDEIEGGFDMRSLEGLKQGGDSGESSLVAGKPEESPLMLAILRDDFSWSAMPPKEAEKLNDEQVGWVRRWIALGAPWPDQARAAEINAQYADKWSAEDGITVETVGALSEDWANRKYKPEALWAYQKVTKPDVPDVGAGNPIDAFVLAQMPEGLKVAPSVDRQTLIRRATFDLTGLPPSPQEIEAFVSDPSSDEVAFAKVVDRLLASPHYGERMAQHWLDVARYADTSGFANDYERGNAWRYRDYVVRSFNEDKPYDEFIRQQIAGDELDPDNPEAIVATGFLRMGPWELTGMEVEKVARQRFLDDVTNSVGETFLAHSLQCARCHDHKFDPVPTHDYYAIQAVFATTQLAERKAPFLDIENTDGFEEKKYLQARRAEYSQKLQQLDEMQLKAAQAWYAENKIDPTKWNEALAKQKGKKDFGNARQALMRQKLPESEIPPKHVGFSPEDYGNERVARKGLQRLKWEEDRYEPYALAVYSGKTPTLKSVYAPLRVPAKPMQTGELEQTCILTGGDPFSQGTPVSPSILSVLDDVEHPEIPKKIEGRRAAFTQWVASPDNPLTTRTIVNRIWLWHMGQPIAGNPNNFGSTGKRPTHPQLLDWLAATFVESGWSFKAMHRQIMLSEAYRRSCEHPSFDSLDEKDPLGTSYAVFTPRRLTASEIRDAMLFATGEMNPKLGGIPNRPEINMEAAMQPRQVMGTFASAWTPNPLPQQRHRRSLYSLKVRGLPDPFREVFNAPGPDFSCEMRSESTVTPQVFALFNGKATYDRALALANRVTEEGHTGKEAIERVFQLTYGRLPNESELAACEKHWKAMEAIEKERELAEAKAPLVVRRDAVEENTGEKFSFNETLHAYQDFVPDLQPQEVDAKTRALADVCLAILNSNEFVYVY; this is encoded by the coding sequence ATGCGCGCGGTGCCCTTTCCTAGCCTTGTCCGATCGATCAGTCCGTGGTTCCTCTTCCTGTTGCTCGCCCAGCCCCTGTTGGCGAACGAGCAGGAAGGCGAAGCGCTATTCGTGCGCCGTATCGCGCCCCTCCTGGCCGAGAAGTGCCTGGCATGCCACGGGCAAAACGAGGACGAGATCGAAGGGGGCTTCGATATGCGCTCCCTCGAAGGTCTCAAGCAAGGGGGCGATAGCGGCGAGTCGAGTCTCGTGGCTGGCAAGCCGGAAGAAAGCCCGCTGATGCTGGCCATTCTTCGCGATGATTTCAGCTGGTCGGCCATGCCACCCAAGGAAGCCGAGAAGCTGAACGACGAGCAAGTCGGCTGGGTCCGCCGCTGGATCGCGCTGGGTGCCCCATGGCCCGATCAAGCCAGAGCGGCCGAGATTAACGCGCAGTACGCCGACAAGTGGTCGGCCGAAGACGGCATCACCGTCGAAACGGTCGGTGCCCTTTCGGAAGACTGGGCCAACCGCAAATACAAACCGGAAGCGTTGTGGGCGTACCAGAAGGTCACCAAGCCAGACGTTCCCGACGTGGGTGCCGGGAACCCGATCGATGCGTTCGTTCTCGCCCAAATGCCGGAGGGCTTGAAGGTTGCTCCGTCGGTCGATCGGCAAACGCTCATCCGCCGGGCAACGTTCGACTTGACCGGCCTGCCCCCCAGTCCGCAGGAAATCGAAGCGTTCGTCAGTGATCCTTCGTCGGACGAGGTCGCGTTTGCCAAGGTCGTCGACCGCCTGTTGGCTTCGCCCCACTATGGCGAACGGATGGCTCAGCATTGGCTGGATGTTGCCCGCTACGCTGACACGTCTGGCTTTGCCAACGACTACGAACGCGGCAACGCCTGGCGCTATCGTGATTACGTCGTGCGAAGCTTCAACGAAGACAAGCCGTACGACGAATTCATCCGTCAGCAGATCGCCGGTGACGAGCTTGACCCCGACAACCCCGAAGCGATCGTCGCGACCGGCTTCCTGCGAATGGGACCGTGGGAATTGACTGGCATGGAAGTCGAAAAGGTCGCTCGGCAGCGGTTCCTGGACGACGTGACCAATAGCGTCGGCGAAACGTTCCTCGCCCATTCACTGCAGTGTGCACGTTGTCACGATCACAAGTTCGATCCGGTTCCCACGCACGACTACTACGCCATTCAAGCGGTCTTCGCAACCACGCAGCTGGCCGAGCGCAAAGCTCCTTTCCTCGACATCGAAAACACAGACGGCTTCGAAGAAAAGAAGTACCTGCAAGCACGTCGCGCCGAGTACTCCCAGAAGCTGCAACAGCTTGACGAAATGCAACTGAAAGCTGCCCAAGCCTGGTACGCCGAGAACAAGATTGATCCCACCAAGTGGAACGAGGCCCTGGCCAAGCAGAAAGGGAAGAAAGACTTCGGCAATGCTCGCCAGGCCCTGATGCGTCAGAAGCTGCCGGAGAGCGAGATTCCACCCAAGCACGTCGGCTTCTCGCCGGAAGATTACGGCAACGAACGCGTTGCTCGCAAAGGCCTGCAGCGGCTCAAGTGGGAAGAAGATCGTTACGAGCCGTACGCTCTGGCCGTCTACAGCGGCAAAACACCAACACTCAAGTCGGTGTACGCTCCCCTGCGTGTGCCAGCCAAGCCGATGCAAACCGGCGAGCTGGAACAAACCTGCATCCTCACCGGCGGCGATCCCTTCAGCCAAGGCACCCCGGTGAGTCCGAGCATCCTGAGCGTGCTGGACGACGTCGAGCATCCAGAAATCCCTAAGAAGATCGAAGGCCGCCGCGCCGCGTTTACCCAGTGGGTAGCCAGCCCCGACAATCCGCTCACCACGCGTACGATCGTTAACCGCATCTGGCTGTGGCACATGGGCCAGCCGATCGCTGGCAACCCGAATAACTTCGGTTCGACCGGCAAACGCCCGACGCACCCTCAGCTGCTCGACTGGCTGGCCGCCACGTTCGTCGAGTCGGGCTGGTCTTTCAAAGCGATGCACCGGCAGATCATGCTCAGCGAAGCGTATCGCCGTTCATGCGAACATCCCAGTTTCGATTCGCTCGACGAGAAAGACCCGCTCGGAACGTCGTACGCTGTGTTCACGCCGCGGCGGCTGACTGCTTCCGAAATTCGCGATGCGATGCTCTTCGCCACCGGCGAAATGAACCCGAAGCTTGGCGGCATTCCGAACCGGCCAGAGATCAACATGGAAGCCGCCATGCAGCCGCGGCAAGTGATGGGAACGTTCGCTTCTGCCTGGACTCCCAACCCCCTGCCCCAGCAGCGTCATCGGCGGTCGCTCTACAGCTTAAAGGTCCGTGGGCTGCCTGATCCATTCCGCGAAGTCTTCAACGCCCCCGGCCCCGACTTCTCGTGCGAGATGCGCAGTGAGTCGACCGTCACGCCGCAGGTCTTCGCGCTGTTCAACGGCAAAGCCACCTACGACCGCGCGTTAGCACTAGCCAATCGGGTGACAGAGGAAGGTCACACCGGCAAGGAAGCGATCGAACGCGTCTTTCAGTTGACGTATGGCCGCCTGCCCAATGAAAGCGAACTTGCCGCTTGTGAGAAGCATTGGAAGGCGATGGAAGCGATCGAAAAAGAGCGAGAGCTGGCCGAGGCGAAAGCCCCGCTGGTCGTCCGCCGTGATGCGGTCGAAGAGAACACCGGCGAGAAGTTCTCGTTCAACGAAACGCTGCACGCCTACCAAGACTTTGTGCCGGACCTTCAGCCACAAGAGGTCGACGCGAAGACCCGAGCCCTGGCCGACGTTTGTCTGGCGATCTTGAATTCCAACGAGTTTGTCTATGTCTATTAA
- a CDS encoding polyphosphate kinase 2 family protein, whose protein sequence is MDYYEHFRVAPGSKLDLDKFDPVCKDLHDDRDLAETEMLRLRDHLRELQYSMYGERKRSVLIVLQGRDAAGKDGTIRHVFRAMNPQGCRVFSFKVPSKEEAEHDFLWRHHRVTPGLGHIAVFNRSHYEEVLVQRVHEMVPKDVWKKRYDEINDFEKILANNGTHILKFYLHIDPEEQLERFKKRLDSPHKHWKISDADYSERPYWDAYTDAYEDALSKCSTDYAPWFTIPSNRKWFRNYVVLKILIAAFEKFNIKLPESTVDLEEIRRLYHAEKKKENGD, encoded by the coding sequence ATGGACTACTACGAACACTTTCGCGTTGCCCCCGGCAGCAAGCTCGACCTTGATAAGTTTGATCCGGTCTGTAAAGACCTTCACGACGATCGCGACTTGGCGGAAACCGAGATGCTGAGGCTCCGCGATCATCTGCGCGAGTTGCAATACTCGATGTATGGCGAGCGAAAACGATCGGTGTTGATCGTTCTGCAAGGGCGTGACGCGGCCGGTAAGGACGGAACCATTCGGCACGTGTTTCGCGCGATGAATCCGCAAGGGTGCCGCGTGTTCAGTTTCAAGGTGCCAAGCAAGGAAGAAGCCGAGCACGATTTCCTCTGGCGGCATCACAGAGTGACGCCAGGGCTCGGGCACATCGCCGTGTTCAATCGATCGCACTACGAGGAAGTCCTCGTTCAGCGCGTGCACGAGATGGTGCCCAAAGATGTCTGGAAGAAACGTTACGACGAAATCAACGACTTCGAGAAGATACTGGCCAACAACGGCACTCACATTTTGAAGTTCTACCTGCATATCGATCCGGAAGAACAGCTCGAGCGTTTCAAAAAGCGGCTCGATTCGCCCCACAAGCACTGGAAGATCAGCGACGCCGACTACTCGGAACGCCCCTACTGGGACGCGTACACCGACGCCTACGAGGACGCACTCAGCAAGTGCAGCACCGACTATGCGCCCTGGTTTACGATCCCCTCGAATCGCAAGTGGTTTCGGAATTACGTGGTCCTCAAGATCCTCATCGCTGCGTTCGAGAAGTTTAATATCAAGCTGCCCGAATCGACCGTTGATCTGGAAGAGATTCGCCGGCTGTACCACGCAGAGAAGAAGAAAGAGAATGGTGACTAG